Genomic DNA from Candidatus Obscuribacterales bacterium:
GCCGATCATCCACTCAAATCCAAGGGGATCGATCTGGCCCAACAGGTGTCCCTAGCCTACAGCCGTCTAAGCTTCAGCCACGTTTGTGAGTTAGTCCTGTCGTTGACCCGTGCTAGCAACAAGCTGATTGATGATCAAGCTCCTTGGGCATTGTTTAAAGAAGGGAAGCAAGCTGATGTTGATCAACTCATTTACAGTGTGTTGGAATCGACTCGCCTAGCAGCCTACCTTCTATCTCCCATCATCCCCGGCATTAGCAATGCCGTTTACCAGCAGCTAGGTTACACCCTTGACTTTAACCAAGCAGAGGCAGAGGCGATCGCTCCCTTCCCTCTCCACACCGTTTGGAGCTGTCTCCCCCCTAAACAAACGCTCGGCGAACCCCAGCCCATTTTCCAGCAACTGGCTACCCCCGAACTATCTACCCCATCTTAAGGGTGTGCATCGTTGGAACCTATCCTGGTCGTGAGTTTTTCAAATCTACTGTTTTATTAACCCTTGAGCAACTCTGCTCTTCTTCATAACAACTGAGGCATAACAATGTTTGATCATATTGAGAAAGACTCTGTATTTACGCCAGAGCAAGTTTTAGAAAATAGGGGCCGAGTAGCCATTTTTATTGATGGCTCTAACCTGTTCTACGCGGCATTGCAACTGGGCATTGAAATCGACTACACCAAGCTGCTTTGCCGATTGACCGCCGGTTCTCGCTTGCTGCGCTCTTTCTTTTACACCGGTGTTGATCGCACCAATGAAAAACAGCAGGGCTTTTTGCTATGGATGCGGCGCAATGGCTATCGCGTCATTTCTAAAGACTTGGTACAGCTTCCCGATGGTTCTAAGAAAGCCAATCTAGATGTAGAAATAGCTGTAGACATGATGGCGTTGGTGGGAGCCTATGACACCGCTGTGTTGGTGAGTGGCGATGGGGATCTGGCCTACGCCGTCGATGCAGTCAGCTATCGGGGAGTGCGGGTGGAGGTCGTCAGCTTGCGATCGATGACCAGCGATAGTCTCATTAATGTTGCCGATCGCTATATTGACCTGGATGGCATCAAGGAAGATATCCAAAAAACACCGCGCCATAACTACACCTATCGCCCACTCTCAGGCATTGGTTTTGTGGATGATCCAGACGAAGAATAACGAGACTAGCCCCTAGGTCTTTCTATAACCAGCACTCACGCTCTGAATGCTGGTTAACCCGTGACGTAGATGGAATACCGAATGGTGTGATCTAACAACGTCAGACTTGGGGGCATACTCAACCCATATCAAGCTTTCATGACTCATTCCTTGACAGAAATCTAAATAACCGTAATGATGGATACAGAAACTAAATCGTTCATCTCTCCTGTTCAGCTCAAGTAAATCGAGGTTTATGTTAGATTTGCACCAGCGGCTGGGAGACGGAAGTAAGGATTTATCCTGAAGGAACGCGCCTCTTAACACTCTACAGACTATTCTTGGAGGCGAAACC
This window encodes:
- a CDS encoding NYN domain-containing protein, yielding MFDHIEKDSVFTPEQVLENRGRVAIFIDGSNLFYAALQLGIEIDYTKLLCRLTAGSRLLRSFFYTGVDRTNEKQQGFLLWMRRNGYRVISKDLVQLPDGSKKANLDVEIAVDMMALVGAYDTAVLVSGDGDLAYAVDAVSYRGVRVEVVSLRSMTSDSLINVADRYIDLDGIKEDIQKTPRHNYTYRPLSGIGFVDDPDEE
- a CDS encoding methionine--tRNA ligase; translated protein: TLDNALKRWWPINIHLIGKDILRFHAVYWPAMQMSAGVPVSGQVFGHGFLTKDGQKMGKSLGNTLDPVDLVTRYGADAVRYYFLRAIEFGKDGDFSEIRFVDVLNADLAKNMGNLLNRTLKMAKKYCDGKVPDIDVGAIAADHPLKSKGIDLAQQVSLAYSRLSFSHVCELVLSLTRASNKLIDDQAPWALFKEGKQADVDQLIYSVLESTRLAAYLLSPIIPGISNAVYQQLGYTLDFNQAEAEAIAPFPLHTVWSCLPPKQTLGEPQPIFQQLATPELSTPS